Proteins from a genomic interval of Schistosoma mansoni strain Puerto Rico chromosome 2, complete genome:
- a CDS encoding cell polarity protein, producing MTSDSNENINKLFFSDNEYRIGTINPCKRGRCISTDSITYECECQPGWRGDHCEENIDDCVHKCKNGVTCHDLLDDFYCTCLIGFEGRYCEINREFSSKPCQNKGICHEIPGGYLCECPIGFIGQNCEISINGYHGDYKCICGTGYQGKYCHQSIHYCKTMPCMNNGICINGLEGYECICEEGFNGVQCENPIDLCQPNPCQNGGIHYIQEIFNVIVHQVGLVVGVDQKQDHVYKKIYAKMGLHALI from the exons ATGACCT CGGATTCTAACGAAAATAttaacaaattgtttttttccGATAATGAATATAGAATTGGCACAATTAATCCATGTAAACGTGGTCGTTGTATATCAACAGATAGCATCACTTATGAATGTGAATGTCAACCAGGATGGCGTGGTGATCATTGTGAAGAAA ATATTGATGATTGTGTGCACAAATGTAAAAATGGAGTAACATGTCAC GATCTTCTAGATGATTTCTATTGTACTTGTCTAATTGGATTTGAAGGTAGATATTGTGAAATTAATCGTGAATTTTCTAGTAAACCATGTCAAAATAAAGGAATTTGTCATGAAATTCCTGGTGGTTATTTATGTGAATGTCCAATTGGATTTATAGGACAAAATTGTGAA ATTTCAATCAATGGAT ATCATGGAGATTATAAATGTATTTGTGGAACTGGTTATCAAGGAAAATATTGTcatcaatcaattcattattGTAAAACAATGCCATGTATGAATAATGGTATATGCATAAATGGTTTAGAAGGTTATGAATGTATATGTGAAGAAGGATTTAATGGTGTACAATGTGAAAATC ctATTGATTTATGTCAACCAAATCCATGTCAAAATGGTGGCATACATTATATCCAGGAGATTTTCAATGTCATTGTCCACCAGGTTGGTCTGGTCGTTGGT GTCGACCAGAAACAAGATCATGTGTACAAGAAAATCTATGCAAAAATGGGGCTACATGCGTTGATTTAA